In a single window of the Bactrocera dorsalis isolate Fly_Bdor chromosome 2, ASM2337382v1, whole genome shotgun sequence genome:
- the LOC125776680 gene encoding uncharacterized protein LOC125776680, producing MELVKQSPSPYMYNYLEKMNMINLVEMVCFDTTATNTGKRNGAGMLLEQKLKRSLLWLPCRHHIAEIILRAVFEIYFGKSCGPEVAIFERFSREWNTFNLKDLSIGIMDEEVRRALNTEECEANKEFWIKNIAKDHIRHDYKELLQLMFIFLGGSTPNFSFRALGATSHARFMSKAIYALKMFALQKQFKMSSSHLNGFRNVCIFLVRLYIPYWFRTTNAVKAPNLDLMLVKNIAGYYDPKISLALLDKMKNQLWYLSEEAVGLAFFDSNVDLNVKRKMVEALALEKEFESNDDNGVYLHKNVNASIEEMKAFISKDLSCFVTQRTTG from the coding sequence ATGGAATTGGTGAAGCAATCGCCCagtccatatatgtataattacttAGAAAAAATGAATATGATAAATTTGGTGGAAATGGTATGCTTTGACACGACAGCTACAAACACTGGTAAACGTAACGGTGCTGGAATGTTGCTGGAACAAAAATTGAAACGTAGCTTGTTGTGGTTGCCATGCAGGCATCATATTGCAGAAATCATACTACGAGctgtatttgaaatatattttggaaaatctTGTGGCCCGGAAGTTGCCATATTTGAACGTTTTTCGCGGGAATGgaacactttcaatttaaaagatCTTTCTATTGGAATCATGGATGAAGAAGTGCGACGTGCTTTAAATACAGAGGAATGTGAAGCCAATAAAGAATTTTGGatcaaaaatatagcaaaagaCCACATTCGCCATGATTACAAAGAGCTATTGCAACTCATGTTTATTTTCTTAGGTGGCAGCACCCCGAACTTTTCCTTTCGTGCACTTGGCGCGACGTCACATGCCAGGTTTATGTCAAAAGCGATATATGccttaaaaatgtttgctttgcaaaaacaatttaaaatgtctTCCAGCCATTTGAATGGATTCCGCAATGTGTGTATTTTCCTGGTGCGTCTTTATATTCCGTATTGGTTTCGAACTACTAATGCAGTCAAAGCACCAAATTTGGATTTGATGCTGGTAAAAAACATTGCCGGTTATTACGACCCAAAAATATCTCTAGCCTTATTAGATAAAATGAAAAACCAATTATGGTATCTGTCCGAGGAAGCCGTTGGTCTCGCCTTTTTCGATTCTAATGTGGACTTAAATGTGAAAAGAAAGATGGTTGAAGCACTAGCATTAGAAAAAGAGTTTGAAAGCAATGACGACAATGGCGTTTATctgcataaaaatgtaaatgccagcattgaagaaatgaaagcatTCATAAGTAAAGATTTAAGTTGTTTTGTAACGCAAAgaactacagggtag